One Coffea arabica cultivar ET-39 chromosome 5c, Coffea Arabica ET-39 HiFi, whole genome shotgun sequence DNA window includes the following coding sequences:
- the LOC113692224 gene encoding phospho-2-dehydro-3-deoxyheptonate aldolase 1, chloroplastic-like, protein MIFILFPGWLSSATLNLLRAFATGGYAAMHRITRWNLDFTEHNEQGDRYRELAHHVDEALGFMAAVGLTIGHPIVMTTEFWTSHECLLLPYEQSVTRLDSISGLYYDCSAHFLWVGERTWRLDGAHVEFLRGVANPLGIKPNLNNSFKQILFSMADNTGRETNNSTSDASASGTIVK, encoded by the exons atgattttcatcttgtttccTGGTTGGTTGAG CTCAGCTACTCTGAATTTGTTGAGGGCGTTTGCAACTGGAGGATATGCTGCTATGCATAGGATTACACGATGGAACCTGGATTTCACAGAGCACAACGAACAAGGTGATAGATACCGTGAACTAGCTCACCATGTAGACGAGGCTCTTGGATTTATGGCTGCTGTTGGACTTACAATTGGGCATCCAATCGTGATGACCACCGAGTTCTGGACTTCGCATGAGTGCTTGCTCCTACCATATGAACAGTCTGTTACTAGATTGGATTCCATATCAGGCTTGTACTACGATTGTTCAGCCCATTTCCTTTGGGTTGGTGAGCGAACCTGGCGGTTGGATGGTGCTCATGTTGAGTTCCTGAGAGGAGTTGCTAATCCACTTGGGATTAAG CCTAATCTTAATAACAGTTTTAAACAAATTCTATTCTCAATGGCTGACAATACAGGAAGAGAAACCAACAATTCTACTTCTGATGCCTCTGCCTCTGGCACTATTGTGAAATGA